From Scomber scombrus chromosome 21, fScoSco1.1, whole genome shotgun sequence, one genomic window encodes:
- the jakmip3 gene encoding janus kinase and microtubule-interacting protein 3 isoform X2 yields the protein MSKRAAGGRGKGERLDAMATLQAANEELRAKLTDIQIELQQEKNKVSRLEREKSQELRAEHHRATVAVTELKTKLHEEKHKELAITRETLLRQHEMELMRVIKIKDGEIQRLNGLVLTLRDGSADKVRSALMADVEETKRSWEAERCRLQQEVHELRGAKRGADEALASAQQASQARAAELRSAHHQHQEELNRTKRDCEREIRRLMDEIKLKDRAVSVLDKALGLQAGHAHRLQLQTQAAEQQIAALRDAQRAGLNPGHAPNSTPNPAPHIEDRDTRRFQLKIAELSSVVRKLEDRNALLSEERNELLKRLREAESQFLPLLDKNKRLSRKNEEQALSLRRLDNKLRFVTQENMEMVTMRRPSSLNDLDRSHSSSYHGYSQEDREMEFLRLQVLEQQHIIDDLSKALETAGYVKNVIERDMLLRYRRQETVRRKRTFRACRVIETFYGYDEEASVDSDGSSLSFHTDRTPDTEPDEVCVREDTEIRYRQLTQEYQALQRAYALLAETSGGNYDAEKEIKTREQLLTEISQYQTRVEDLESALKEQGLDVKWVEEKHLLYQRNQQLVEKVKQMEGEELRLQNDIQDVRDQNELLEFRILELEERERRSPAINFQQIHFPEGLSPLQIYCEAEGVTDIVISELMKKLDILGDNAVSNLSNEEQVVVIHARTVLTLAEKWLESIEVTKSALQQRMLDIASEKDLFSKQKGYLDEELDYRKQSMDQAHKRILELEAMLFEALQQEEDSRMAGIKMEEARLTETLTEEEREGLRRAMDQWKRSVMCELRERDSQILRERMDLLLLTQQRNKDLEEFIEAQKRQIKELEEKFLFLFLFFSLAFILWS from the exons ATGTCAAAGCGAGCGGCAGGCGGGCGGGGGAAGGGGGAGCGACTAGATGCCATGGCAACCCTTCAGGCAGCAAATGAAGAGCTGAGAGCCAAACTGACCGACATCCAGATAGAACTACAACAGGAGAAGAACAAG gTGAGTcgtctggagagagagaagagtcaGGAACTGAGGGCGGAACATCACCGGGCAACGGTTGCCGTGACGGAGCTAAAGACCAAACTTCACGAGGAGAAGCATAAGGAGCTGGCTATTACCAGGGAGACGTTACTACGGCAACATGAAATGGAGCTAATGAGAGTCATCAAAATAAAAGACGGAGAGATTCAGCGTCTGAACGGACTGGTGCTAACACTGCGGGATGGATCCGCCGACAAG GTCAGAAGCGCCCTGATGGCAGATGTGGAGGAGACGAAGAGGAGCTGGGAGGCGGAGCGCTGTCGCCTCCAGCAGGAAGTCCACGAGCTGCGAGGAGCAAAGAGGGGAGCGGACGAGGCTCTGGCATCGGCTCAGCAGGCCTCCCAGGCCCGAGCAGCCGAACTACGATCCGCTCATCACCAGCACCAGGAGGAGCTGAACAGAACCAAGAGAGACTGTGAGAGGGAGATCCGCCGACTg ATGGATGAGATAAAGCTGAAGGACAGAGCTGTCAGTGTATTGGATAAAGCGTTGGGGCTTCAGGCTGGCCACGCCCACCGCCTGCAGCTGCAGACTCAGGCTGCCGAGCAGCAAATCGCAGCCCTGAGAGACGCACAGAGGGCGGGGCTAAATCCCGGCCACGCCCCTAACTCCACCCCTAACCCTGCTCCTCATATT GAGGATCGGGACACTCGGAGGTTCCAGTTGAAGATCGCTGAGCTCAGCTCCGTCGTCAGGAAGCTGGAGGATAGAAACGCTCTGCTGTCTGAAGAACGCAACGAACTG ctgaAGAGGCTGAGGGAGGCAGAGAGTcagtttcttcctcttctgGACAAAAACAAGCGTCTGAGCAGGAAGAATGAAGAACAGGCCCTCTCTCTGCGTCGCCTCGACAACAAGCTCCGCTTCGTCACCCAGGAGAACATGGAGATGGTAACTATG AGGAGACCCAGCTCGCTGAATGACCTGGACCGCAGCCACTCCagcagttaccatggttacagccaggaggacagagagatggagtTTCTACGACTTCAAGTTCTGGAGCAGCAGCACATCATAGATGACCTGTCAAAG GCTCTGGAAACAGCTGGTTATGTAAAGAATGTCATC gagaGAGACATGTTGCTGAGATACAGACGGCAGGAGACTGTCAGGAGGAAACGAACATTCAGAGCCTGCAGG GTCATAGAAACATTTTATGGCTACGATGAAGAAGCATCGGTGGACTCTGATGGATCGTCTTTGTCCTTTCACACCGACCGAACCCCCGACACTGAACCAGacgag GTTTGTGTCCGTGAGGACACAGAGATTCGTTACCGTCAGCTGACTCAGGAGTACCAGGCGCTGCAGCGGGCATACGCTCTGCTGGCGGAGACGAGCGGAGGAAACTACGATGCTGAGAAGGAGATCAAG ACCAGAGAACAACTGCTCACTGAAATCAGTCAATACCAAACCAGAGTAGAAGATCTGGAGTCAGCACTGAAAGAACAAGGactg gatgTGAAGTGGGTGGAGGAGAAGCACCTGTTGTATCAGAGGAACCAGCAGTTGGTGGAGAAGGtgaa ACAGATGGAAGGTGAAGAGCTGCGGCTGCAGAACGACATCCAGGACGTCAGAGACCAGAACGAGCTGCTGGAGTTCAGGATCCTGGAGCTGGAG GAGAGGGAGCGCCGCTCGCCCGCCATTAACTTCCAACAAATACATTTCCCAGAAGGCCTCAGTCCTCTGCAGATCTACTGTGAGGCAGAGGGAGTCACT GACATCGTGATCAGTGAGCTGATGAAGAAGTTGGACATTCTGGGCGATAACGCCGTAAGT AATCTGTCCAATGAGGAGCAGGTGGTGGTGATTCACGCCCGGACGGTGCTCACTCTGGCTGAGAAG tgGTTGGAGTCCATTGAAGTGACGAAGTCCgcactgcagcagaggatgTTGGACATCGCGAGCGAGAAG GATCTGTTCAGTAAACAGAAAGGTTACCTGGATGAAGAACTGGACTACAGGAAGCAATCGATGGATCAGGCTCATAAG AGGATCCTGGAGCTGGAGGCCATGTTGTTTGAGGctctgcagcaggaggaggactCCAGGATGGCAGGAATAAAGATGGAAGAGGCTCGTCTGACTGAAACACTAacggaggaagagagggaggggctTAGGAGAGCCATGGACCAATGGAAAAGAAGTGTAATGTGTGAGCTGAGAGAGCGAGATTCCCAGATCCTGCGAGAGCGGATggatctgctgctgctcacacagCAG AGGAACAAGGACCTGGAGGAATTTATAGAAGCACAGAAGCGTCAGATCAAAGAACTGGAGGAGAAG TTTCTATTTCTGTTTCTATTCTTCTCTTTGGCGTTCATCCTCTGGTCCTAA
- the jakmip3 gene encoding janus kinase and microtubule-interacting protein 3 isoform X1 has product MSKRAAGGRGKGERLDAMATLQAANEELRAKLTDIQIELQQEKNKVSRLEREKSQELRAEHHRATVAVTELKTKLHEEKHKELAITRETLLRQHEMELMRVIKIKDGEIQRLNGLVLTLRDGSADKVRSALMADVEETKRSWEAERCRLQQEVHELRGAKRGADEALASAQQASQARAAELRSAHHQHQEELNRTKRDCEREIRRLMDEIKLKDRAVSVLDKALGLQAGHAHRLQLQTQAAEQQIAALRDAQRAGLNPGHAPNSTPNPAPHITQEDRDTRRFQLKIAELSSVVRKLEDRNALLSEERNELLKRLREAESQFLPLLDKNKRLSRKNEEQALSLRRLDNKLRFVTQENMEMVTMRRPSSLNDLDRSHSSSYHGYSQEDREMEFLRLQVLEQQHIIDDLSKALETAGYVKNVIERDMLLRYRRQETVRRKRTFRACRVIETFYGYDEEASVDSDGSSLSFHTDRTPDTEPDEVCVREDTEIRYRQLTQEYQALQRAYALLAETSGGNYDAEKEIKTREQLLTEISQYQTRVEDLESALKEQGLDVKWVEEKHLLYQRNQQLVEKVKQMEGEELRLQNDIQDVRDQNELLEFRILELEERERRSPAINFQQIHFPEGLSPLQIYCEAEGVTDIVISELMKKLDILGDNAVSNLSNEEQVVVIHARTVLTLAEKWLESIEVTKSALQQRMLDIASEKDLFSKQKGYLDEELDYRKQSMDQAHKRILELEAMLFEALQQEEDSRMAGIKMEEARLTETLTEEEREGLRRAMDQWKRSVMCELRERDSQILRERMDLLLLTQQRNKDLEEFIEAQKRQIKELEEKFLFLFLFFSLAFILWS; this is encoded by the exons ATGTCAAAGCGAGCGGCAGGCGGGCGGGGGAAGGGGGAGCGACTAGATGCCATGGCAACCCTTCAGGCAGCAAATGAAGAGCTGAGAGCCAAACTGACCGACATCCAGATAGAACTACAACAGGAGAAGAACAAG gTGAGTcgtctggagagagagaagagtcaGGAACTGAGGGCGGAACATCACCGGGCAACGGTTGCCGTGACGGAGCTAAAGACCAAACTTCACGAGGAGAAGCATAAGGAGCTGGCTATTACCAGGGAGACGTTACTACGGCAACATGAAATGGAGCTAATGAGAGTCATCAAAATAAAAGACGGAGAGATTCAGCGTCTGAACGGACTGGTGCTAACACTGCGGGATGGATCCGCCGACAAG GTCAGAAGCGCCCTGATGGCAGATGTGGAGGAGACGAAGAGGAGCTGGGAGGCGGAGCGCTGTCGCCTCCAGCAGGAAGTCCACGAGCTGCGAGGAGCAAAGAGGGGAGCGGACGAGGCTCTGGCATCGGCTCAGCAGGCCTCCCAGGCCCGAGCAGCCGAACTACGATCCGCTCATCACCAGCACCAGGAGGAGCTGAACAGAACCAAGAGAGACTGTGAGAGGGAGATCCGCCGACTg ATGGATGAGATAAAGCTGAAGGACAGAGCTGTCAGTGTATTGGATAAAGCGTTGGGGCTTCAGGCTGGCCACGCCCACCGCCTGCAGCTGCAGACTCAGGCTGCCGAGCAGCAAATCGCAGCCCTGAGAGACGCACAGAGGGCGGGGCTAAATCCCGGCCACGCCCCTAACTCCACCCCTAACCCTGCTCCTCATATT actcaGGAGGATCGGGACACTCGGAGGTTCCAGTTGAAGATCGCTGAGCTCAGCTCCGTCGTCAGGAAGCTGGAGGATAGAAACGCTCTGCTGTCTGAAGAACGCAACGAACTG ctgaAGAGGCTGAGGGAGGCAGAGAGTcagtttcttcctcttctgGACAAAAACAAGCGTCTGAGCAGGAAGAATGAAGAACAGGCCCTCTCTCTGCGTCGCCTCGACAACAAGCTCCGCTTCGTCACCCAGGAGAACATGGAGATGGTAACTATG AGGAGACCCAGCTCGCTGAATGACCTGGACCGCAGCCACTCCagcagttaccatggttacagccaggaggacagagagatggagtTTCTACGACTTCAAGTTCTGGAGCAGCAGCACATCATAGATGACCTGTCAAAG GCTCTGGAAACAGCTGGTTATGTAAAGAATGTCATC gagaGAGACATGTTGCTGAGATACAGACGGCAGGAGACTGTCAGGAGGAAACGAACATTCAGAGCCTGCAGG GTCATAGAAACATTTTATGGCTACGATGAAGAAGCATCGGTGGACTCTGATGGATCGTCTTTGTCCTTTCACACCGACCGAACCCCCGACACTGAACCAGacgag GTTTGTGTCCGTGAGGACACAGAGATTCGTTACCGTCAGCTGACTCAGGAGTACCAGGCGCTGCAGCGGGCATACGCTCTGCTGGCGGAGACGAGCGGAGGAAACTACGATGCTGAGAAGGAGATCAAG ACCAGAGAACAACTGCTCACTGAAATCAGTCAATACCAAACCAGAGTAGAAGATCTGGAGTCAGCACTGAAAGAACAAGGactg gatgTGAAGTGGGTGGAGGAGAAGCACCTGTTGTATCAGAGGAACCAGCAGTTGGTGGAGAAGGtgaa ACAGATGGAAGGTGAAGAGCTGCGGCTGCAGAACGACATCCAGGACGTCAGAGACCAGAACGAGCTGCTGGAGTTCAGGATCCTGGAGCTGGAG GAGAGGGAGCGCCGCTCGCCCGCCATTAACTTCCAACAAATACATTTCCCAGAAGGCCTCAGTCCTCTGCAGATCTACTGTGAGGCAGAGGGAGTCACT GACATCGTGATCAGTGAGCTGATGAAGAAGTTGGACATTCTGGGCGATAACGCCGTAAGT AATCTGTCCAATGAGGAGCAGGTGGTGGTGATTCACGCCCGGACGGTGCTCACTCTGGCTGAGAAG tgGTTGGAGTCCATTGAAGTGACGAAGTCCgcactgcagcagaggatgTTGGACATCGCGAGCGAGAAG GATCTGTTCAGTAAACAGAAAGGTTACCTGGATGAAGAACTGGACTACAGGAAGCAATCGATGGATCAGGCTCATAAG AGGATCCTGGAGCTGGAGGCCATGTTGTTTGAGGctctgcagcaggaggaggactCCAGGATGGCAGGAATAAAGATGGAAGAGGCTCGTCTGACTGAAACACTAacggaggaagagagggaggggctTAGGAGAGCCATGGACCAATGGAAAAGAAGTGTAATGTGTGAGCTGAGAGAGCGAGATTCCCAGATCCTGCGAGAGCGGATggatctgctgctgctcacacagCAG AGGAACAAGGACCTGGAGGAATTTATAGAAGCACAGAAGCGTCAGATCAAAGAACTGGAGGAGAAG TTTCTATTTCTGTTTCTATTCTTCTCTTTGGCGTTCATCCTCTGGTCCTAA
- the jakmip3 gene encoding janus kinase and microtubule-interacting protein 3 isoform X4, whose translation MSKRAAGGRGKGERLDAMATLQAANEELRAKLTDIQIELQQEKNKVSRLEREKSQELRAEHHRATVAVTELKTKLHEEKHKELAITRETLLRQHEMELMRVIKIKDGEIQRLNGLVLTLRDGSADKVRSALMADVEETKRSWEAERCRLQQEVHELRGAKRGADEALASAQQASQARAAELRSAHHQHQEELNRTKRDCEREIRRLTQEDRDTRRFQLKIAELSSVVRKLEDRNALLSEERNELLKRLREAESQFLPLLDKNKRLSRKNEEQALSLRRLDNKLRFVTQENMEMVTMRRPSSLNDLDRSHSSSYHGYSQEDREMEFLRLQVLEQQHIIDDLSKALETAGYVKNVIERDMLLRYRRQETVRRKRTFRACRVIETFYGYDEEASVDSDGSSLSFHTDRTPDTEPDEVCVREDTEIRYRQLTQEYQALQRAYALLAETSGGNYDAEKEIKTREQLLTEISQYQTRVEDLESALKEQGLDVKWVEEKHLLYQRNQQLVEKVKQMEGEELRLQNDIQDVRDQNELLEFRILELEERERRSPAINFQQIHFPEGLSPLQIYCEAEGVTDIVISELMKKLDILGDNAVSNLSNEEQVVVIHARTVLTLAEKWLESIEVTKSALQQRMLDIASEKDLFSKQKGYLDEELDYRKQSMDQAHKRILELEAMLFEALQQEEDSRMAGIKMEEARLTETLTEEEREGLRRAMDQWKRSVMCELRERDSQILRERMDLLLLTQQRNKDLEEFIEAQKRQIKELEEKFLFLFLFFSLAFILWS comes from the exons ATGTCAAAGCGAGCGGCAGGCGGGCGGGGGAAGGGGGAGCGACTAGATGCCATGGCAACCCTTCAGGCAGCAAATGAAGAGCTGAGAGCCAAACTGACCGACATCCAGATAGAACTACAACAGGAGAAGAACAAG gTGAGTcgtctggagagagagaagagtcaGGAACTGAGGGCGGAACATCACCGGGCAACGGTTGCCGTGACGGAGCTAAAGACCAAACTTCACGAGGAGAAGCATAAGGAGCTGGCTATTACCAGGGAGACGTTACTACGGCAACATGAAATGGAGCTAATGAGAGTCATCAAAATAAAAGACGGAGAGATTCAGCGTCTGAACGGACTGGTGCTAACACTGCGGGATGGATCCGCCGACAAG GTCAGAAGCGCCCTGATGGCAGATGTGGAGGAGACGAAGAGGAGCTGGGAGGCGGAGCGCTGTCGCCTCCAGCAGGAAGTCCACGAGCTGCGAGGAGCAAAGAGGGGAGCGGACGAGGCTCTGGCATCGGCTCAGCAGGCCTCCCAGGCCCGAGCAGCCGAACTACGATCCGCTCATCACCAGCACCAGGAGGAGCTGAACAGAACCAAGAGAGACTGTGAGAGGGAGATCCGCCGACTg actcaGGAGGATCGGGACACTCGGAGGTTCCAGTTGAAGATCGCTGAGCTCAGCTCCGTCGTCAGGAAGCTGGAGGATAGAAACGCTCTGCTGTCTGAAGAACGCAACGAACTG ctgaAGAGGCTGAGGGAGGCAGAGAGTcagtttcttcctcttctgGACAAAAACAAGCGTCTGAGCAGGAAGAATGAAGAACAGGCCCTCTCTCTGCGTCGCCTCGACAACAAGCTCCGCTTCGTCACCCAGGAGAACATGGAGATGGTAACTATG AGGAGACCCAGCTCGCTGAATGACCTGGACCGCAGCCACTCCagcagttaccatggttacagccaggaggacagagagatggagtTTCTACGACTTCAAGTTCTGGAGCAGCAGCACATCATAGATGACCTGTCAAAG GCTCTGGAAACAGCTGGTTATGTAAAGAATGTCATC gagaGAGACATGTTGCTGAGATACAGACGGCAGGAGACTGTCAGGAGGAAACGAACATTCAGAGCCTGCAGG GTCATAGAAACATTTTATGGCTACGATGAAGAAGCATCGGTGGACTCTGATGGATCGTCTTTGTCCTTTCACACCGACCGAACCCCCGACACTGAACCAGacgag GTTTGTGTCCGTGAGGACACAGAGATTCGTTACCGTCAGCTGACTCAGGAGTACCAGGCGCTGCAGCGGGCATACGCTCTGCTGGCGGAGACGAGCGGAGGAAACTACGATGCTGAGAAGGAGATCAAG ACCAGAGAACAACTGCTCACTGAAATCAGTCAATACCAAACCAGAGTAGAAGATCTGGAGTCAGCACTGAAAGAACAAGGactg gatgTGAAGTGGGTGGAGGAGAAGCACCTGTTGTATCAGAGGAACCAGCAGTTGGTGGAGAAGGtgaa ACAGATGGAAGGTGAAGAGCTGCGGCTGCAGAACGACATCCAGGACGTCAGAGACCAGAACGAGCTGCTGGAGTTCAGGATCCTGGAGCTGGAG GAGAGGGAGCGCCGCTCGCCCGCCATTAACTTCCAACAAATACATTTCCCAGAAGGCCTCAGTCCTCTGCAGATCTACTGTGAGGCAGAGGGAGTCACT GACATCGTGATCAGTGAGCTGATGAAGAAGTTGGACATTCTGGGCGATAACGCCGTAAGT AATCTGTCCAATGAGGAGCAGGTGGTGGTGATTCACGCCCGGACGGTGCTCACTCTGGCTGAGAAG tgGTTGGAGTCCATTGAAGTGACGAAGTCCgcactgcagcagaggatgTTGGACATCGCGAGCGAGAAG GATCTGTTCAGTAAACAGAAAGGTTACCTGGATGAAGAACTGGACTACAGGAAGCAATCGATGGATCAGGCTCATAAG AGGATCCTGGAGCTGGAGGCCATGTTGTTTGAGGctctgcagcaggaggaggactCCAGGATGGCAGGAATAAAGATGGAAGAGGCTCGTCTGACTGAAACACTAacggaggaagagagggaggggctTAGGAGAGCCATGGACCAATGGAAAAGAAGTGTAATGTGTGAGCTGAGAGAGCGAGATTCCCAGATCCTGCGAGAGCGGATggatctgctgctgctcacacagCAG AGGAACAAGGACCTGGAGGAATTTATAGAAGCACAGAAGCGTCAGATCAAAGAACTGGAGGAGAAG TTTCTATTTCTGTTTCTATTCTTCTCTTTGGCGTTCATCCTCTGGTCCTAA